The Myxocyprinus asiaticus isolate MX2 ecotype Aquarium Trade chromosome 39, UBuf_Myxa_2, whole genome shotgun sequence genome window below encodes:
- the LOC127430138 gene encoding mid1-interacting protein 1-B-like codes for MQSADAKLNRSSLLQALRHYSTEVHNMEQTILLPSLLRDVPSDGFTDCDTAENSRDLNENYLLLKAIKNTVESGLFPHNDAKAKNHASLHKGLEPLLEANPEALFHFHLRGLFTVMATLTNKSQSLMEKSWDIIGISR; via the coding sequence ATGCAGTCTGCTGATGCCAAACTCAACCGAAGCTCCTTGCTTCAGGCCCTGCGACATTACAGCACAGAAGTTCACAACATGGAACAGACCATCCTGCTTCCCAGTCTCCTAAGAGATGTGCCATCCGATGGTTTTACGGACTGTGACACTGCGGAGAACAGCAGGGACCTGAATGAGAACTATCTTCTTTTGAAAGCCATCAAGAACACAGTGGAGAGTGGTCTGTTCCCCCATAATGATGCCAAGGCTAAGAACCACGCCAGCCTGCACAAAGGCCTGGAGCCCCTGCTGGAGGCCAATCCAGAGGCGCTGTTCCATTTCCATCTGCGAGGCCTATTCACTGTCATGGCTACACTCACAAATAAGTCCCAGAGCTTGATGGAGAAAAGTTGGGACATCATTGGGATCAGCCGTTAG